One genomic region from Spirulina subsalsa PCC 9445 encodes:
- a CDS encoding alpha/beta fold hydrolase, with amino-acid sequence MQSILLDNGETLTYRQSGQGGRVLLLIHGNLSSSQYWDVLMEQLPEDYQVFAPDLRGFGDSSYHHPIESIQDFAEDLQGFIRQLGLIQPMILGWSLGGAIALQLACNSPQLLSRLVLLASVNPQGFPLPKRDLYSRPIPGEFFQTKTELAQDPLVITPILKAFEAQDQSFFKSIWNQVVYTQNKPDAQHYRRYLRATLKQRNYLDVIYALSCFNLSFNYNGVVPGTGEIKKLKSPTLIIHGDRDYVIPKSKALQGVQMLENQPKLVILKNTGHSPLVDNLASVLNEIKAF; translated from the coding sequence ATGCAATCAATCCTATTGGATAATGGGGAAACCTTAACCTATCGCCAATCTGGACAAGGGGGGCGGGTTTTATTATTGATTCATGGGAACTTGTCCTCCTCCCAGTATTGGGATGTGCTGATGGAACAATTGCCGGAGGATTATCAGGTTTTTGCCCCAGATTTGCGGGGTTTTGGCGATTCTTCCTACCATCACCCTATTGAGTCTATCCAAGATTTCGCCGAGGATCTACAGGGGTTTATCCGCCAACTGGGGCTAATACAACCCATGATCCTGGGGTGGTCTTTGGGGGGTGCGATCGCCTTACAATTAGCCTGTAATAGCCCGCAACTCCTCAGTCGCTTAGTCCTACTCGCTTCTGTCAATCCCCAAGGATTCCCCCTCCCCAAACGGGATCTCTATAGCCGACCTATTCCGGGAGAATTTTTCCAAACCAAAACCGAACTCGCACAAGATCCCTTGGTCATTACACCGATTTTAAAGGCTTTTGAAGCCCAAGATCAAAGCTTTTTTAAATCCATTTGGAATCAAGTCGTTTACACCCAAAATAAACCCGATGCTCAACACTATCGTCGTTATCTCCGAGCGACTTTAAAACAACGGAACTATTTAGATGTAATTTACGCCCTTAGTTGTTTTAATTTGTCTTTTAATTATAATGGTGTAGTGCCGGGAACAGGGGAAATAAAAAAGTTAAAATCGCCCACCTTGATTATACATGGAGATCGCGATTATGTCATCCCCAAAAGCAAGGCATTACAAGGGGTGCAAATGTTAGAGAATCAGCCTAAATTAGTTATCTTGAAAAATACCGGACATTCTCCATTAGTGGATAATTTAGCGAGCGTGTTAAATGAAATCAAAGCCTTTTAG
- a CDS encoding 2-phosphosulfolactate phosphatase family protein — protein MKFFVYHTPELTPTDHNPDCAVVIDVLRATTTIATALSAGAEAVQAFSDLNQLMTVSEAWAADRRIRAGERGGQQVEGCDMGNSPLLCTPEQVEGKRLFISTTNGTRTLQRVENASVVVTGAQVNRQAVVDYLGQHQPETVWLVGSGWEGAYSLEDTVCAGAIALPFYEQNPAMVGNDEVLGAVSLYRQWQDQLVELFCQASHGQRLLRLNLLDDIKYCAQTDLLNVLPMQVEKGVLRL, from the coding sequence GTGAAATTTTTCGTTTACCATACTCCTGAATTAACCCCCACGGATCACAATCCTGATTGTGCGGTTGTGATTGATGTCTTGCGGGCAACAACAACTATTGCCACGGCTTTAAGTGCAGGTGCTGAAGCGGTACAGGCGTTTAGTGATCTAAACCAATTAATGACCGTGAGTGAGGCTTGGGCGGCGGATCGGCGTATTCGGGCGGGAGAAAGGGGCGGCCAACAGGTGGAAGGCTGCGATATGGGAAATTCTCCTCTGTTGTGTACGCCGGAACAAGTGGAAGGGAAACGGTTGTTTATTAGTACCACGAATGGCACTCGGACGTTACAACGGGTAGAAAATGCCTCGGTTGTCGTGACGGGGGCGCAGGTGAACCGTCAGGCAGTTGTAGATTATTTGGGTCAACATCAACCGGAGACGGTTTGGTTAGTGGGTTCGGGTTGGGAAGGGGCTTATTCTTTAGAGGATACGGTTTGTGCTGGGGCGATCGCACTTCCTTTTTATGAACAAAACCCCGCGATGGTCGGCAATGATGAAGTGTTAGGGGCGGTGAGTCTATACCGTCAATGGCAAGATCAGTTAGTGGAGTTATTCTGCCAAGCAAGTCACGGTCAACGGTTGTTACGTTTAAACCTACTTGATGATATCAAGTATTGCGCCCAAACTGATTTATTGAATGTCTTGCCCATGCAAGTAGAAAAAGGAGTTTTAAGGCTTTAA
- a CDS encoding DUF362 domain-containing protein encodes MSTVSLIQGKSYDLAVLRQSLEELLAPWGGMGAFVKKGDRVLLKPNLLTGSQPQRECITRPEIVFCVAQLVQEAGGKPFLGDSPAFGSAKGVAANNGYLPYLEQLNIPIVEFHGQRCTIENESFSHLRLSKEALEADVVINLPKVKSHVQLTLTLGVKNLFGCVPGKMKAWWHMEAGKDANRFGEMLVETARAIQPQLTIMDGIIGHEGNGPSGGDPRFLGILGASDDVFALDRAWVALLQADPQQIPTVAASQRLGVCPDLSEIEFPLLQPGDLLVQDWKFPQNLVPIDFGLPRVVRSTFKHLYIRLTETVRFKGLRGEKV; translated from the coding sequence ATGTCTACTGTTAGTTTAATTCAAGGGAAATCTTACGATCTCGCTGTTCTTCGTCAGTCTCTGGAGGAATTGCTAGCGCCTTGGGGAGGGATGGGGGCTTTTGTGAAAAAGGGCGATCGCGTCCTCCTCAAACCCAATCTCCTCACAGGCAGTCAACCCCAACGGGAATGTATCACCCGCCCCGAAATCGTGTTCTGTGTGGCGCAATTAGTCCAAGAAGCGGGGGGAAAACCCTTTTTGGGTGATAGTCCCGCTTTTGGCAGTGCTAAGGGTGTGGCGGCGAATAATGGCTATTTACCCTATTTGGAACAACTCAATATTCCTATTGTGGAATTTCACGGCCAACGCTGCACCATTGAGAATGAAAGTTTCTCCCATTTGCGTCTGTCCAAAGAAGCCTTAGAGGCCGATGTAGTGATTAATTTGCCTAAAGTAAAATCCCATGTTCAACTCACGTTGACCTTGGGGGTGAAAAATCTTTTCGGTTGTGTGCCGGGGAAAATGAAAGCGTGGTGGCACATGGAAGCGGGGAAGGATGCCAACCGCTTTGGGGAAATGCTCGTCGAAACTGCCCGGGCAATCCAACCCCAGTTAACGATTATGGATGGGATTATCGGCCATGAAGGAAACGGCCCCAGTGGCGGAGATCCGCGCTTTCTGGGCATTTTAGGGGCATCCGATGATGTTTTTGCCCTTGACCGCGCTTGGGTGGCGTTATTACAGGCGGATCCTCAACAGATCCCTACGGTGGCGGCCTCCCAACGGTTAGGGGTTTGTCCGGATCTCTCGGAGATTGAGTTTCCTCTCCTACAACCGGGGGATCTGCTGGTGCAGGATTGGAAGTTCCCCCAAAACCTTGTTCCGATTGATTTTGGTCTGCCTCGTGTCGTGCGTTCTACCTTTAAGCATCTCTATATCCGCTTGACGGAAACTGTGCGATTTAAAGGATTACGCGGGGAAAAGGTTTGA
- the uraD gene encoding 2-oxo-4-hydroxy-4-carboxy-5-ureidoimidazoline decarboxylase: MISIAELNSMDHEAFMATVGHIFENTPELMEQVGQERPFLNVADLYAKMNQVVASLSVEAQLALIRAHPDLGTKAKIGQLSTLEQKSAGLDQLTPTEFEEFHRLNEAYKQRFGFPFVMAVKGKSAGEIREQLRLRLGCSLEEERKEAIAQILKIAQFRLQDIMKP; the protein is encoded by the coding sequence TTGATTTCAATAGCTGAACTTAACTCAATGGATCATGAGGCGTTTATGGCTACAGTGGGGCATATTTTTGAAAATACACCCGAATTAATGGAGCAGGTGGGTCAAGAACGCCCTTTTCTCAATGTTGCCGACCTTTACGCCAAAATGAACCAAGTGGTGGCGAGTCTGAGTGTTGAGGCACAACTAGCACTGATTCGCGCTCATCCTGATTTAGGCACTAAAGCGAAAATTGGGCAACTCTCGACGCTGGAACAAAAATCAGCCGGACTGGATCAACTCACTCCGACGGAGTTTGAGGAGTTTCATCGTCTCAATGAGGCCTATAAACAACGGTTTGGTTTCCCGTTTGTGATGGCGGTTAAGGGGAAAAGTGCGGGGGAAATTCGGGAACAGTTGCGCTTGCGTCTGGGGTGTTCGCTGGAGGAGGAACGGAAAGAGGCGATCGCACAAATCCTCAAAATCGCCCAATTCCGCTTACAAGATATCATGAAGCCGTGA
- the cas2 gene encoding CRISPR-associated endonuclease Cas2, with product MNILVTYDVNTETSAGRRRLRQVANTCKDYGQRVQKSVFECRLNAAQYEAFVAKLVKIIKRETDSLRVYRLRGDRSDCVEVYGLDHYVDFDEPLIL from the coding sequence ATGAATATCCTTGTCACCTATGATGTGAATACAGAAACTTCGGCGGGTCGTCGTCGGCTCCGTCAGGTCGCCAACACCTGTAAGGATTATGGTCAGCGTGTCCAGAAGTCGGTTTTTGAGTGTCGGTTGAATGCCGCACAGTACGAGGCGTTTGTGGCAAAGTTGGTCAAAATTATCAAGCGAGAAACCGACAGTTTAAGGGTTTATCGTTTACGGGGCGATCGCAGTGATTGTGTGGAGGTCTATGGTTTGGATCACTATGTCGATTTTGATGAACCGCTCATTTTGTAG
- a CDS encoding methyl-accepting chemotaxis protein yields MNNYQQFHPTMQPPVLRQSRFNSLSWVASLLVVIIGSFVIIGWIFGIPLLKSVLPGLVTMKANTAIGFILAGASLLFWHRQQESSQWSPHALICAVLVLLIGLLTLKQYGFQVNLGIDELFFKESVDAVATATPGRMAPNSAFNFLLLGSALVLKTIPRPNYFPAQILTIIASLIALLGFLGYLYGNAVFYMFDSSFTAMAIHTAVAFLLLCIAILFGTHHSGVMTVITGNHAGSIVAQRLLPAAILFPPILCWLILIGFRQEVYSPEMGISMLGILNIIIFTALIWWNSLTMSNIDLRRSKAEDSLKQTLEQLEIKAQQQEKLAVQLQQTFSEITTSMNELAASSKITAEQAEGADQQAQKALRLCQEGSLTVAQSQGVMTALEHNVSAIGLEILNTQEKASQIADISRLVKDLASQTNMLALNAAIEAVNAGEYGRGFGVVASEIRKLADQSKTYAETINTLVSQIQNAVQATSSVTEQGIQSVVENVTVVEQTALAFAGVLKAIENIVENNEQIALTANQQALAIKQVVNVVNEVETNQT; encoded by the coding sequence ATGAATAACTATCAGCAATTTCACCCAACGATGCAACCTCCGGTACTGCGCCAATCTCGGTTCAACTCCCTCTCATGGGTCGCCAGTTTGCTAGTTGTTATCATTGGCAGTTTCGTCATTATTGGCTGGATCTTTGGGATTCCCCTACTTAAAAGTGTTCTGCCCGGTTTAGTCACAATGAAAGCCAATACAGCCATTGGTTTTATTTTAGCAGGCGCTTCCTTATTGTTCTGGCACCGACAACAAGAATCCTCCCAGTGGAGTCCTCATGCTTTAATCTGCGCTGTGCTTGTATTATTAATTGGTTTGCTCACTCTCAAACAATATGGCTTTCAGGTCAACTTAGGCATTGATGAACTTTTTTTTAAAGAATCCGTCGATGCTGTAGCAACTGCGACTCCCGGACGCATGGCTCCTAACAGTGCTTTTAACTTTCTTTTATTAGGGTCAGCCTTAGTTTTGAAAACAATACCTCGCCCTAACTATTTTCCAGCCCAAATTTTAACTATTATCGCTTCTTTAATTGCTTTGTTGGGCTTTTTGGGCTATCTCTACGGCAATGCCGTATTTTATATGTTTGACTCATCCTTTACCGCCATGGCTATTCACACAGCCGTGGCTTTTCTATTACTCTGTATTGCCATTTTATTTGGCACTCATCACAGTGGGGTTATGACTGTAATAACGGGAAATCATGCCGGAAGTATTGTCGCCCAACGCCTCTTACCTGCGGCTATTCTGTTTCCTCCTATCTTATGTTGGTTAATTTTAATTGGCTTTCGGCAAGAAGTTTATAGCCCAGAAATGGGAATTTCCATGTTAGGCATTTTAAACATTATTATCTTTACGGCTTTGATTTGGTGGAACTCCCTCACAATGAGTAACATTGATTTACGTCGGAGTAAAGCGGAAGACTCTTTAAAGCAGACCTTAGAACAACTAGAGATTAAAGCTCAACAACAGGAAAAGTTAGCTGTTCAATTGCAGCAAACTTTTAGTGAAATTACAACCTCTATGAATGAGTTAGCGGCTTCGTCTAAGATTACAGCTGAACAGGCAGAAGGGGCTGATCAACAAGCGCAAAAAGCCTTAAGGCTCTGTCAGGAGGGATCCCTAACTGTAGCCCAGAGTCAAGGAGTGATGACAGCATTGGAACACAATGTAAGTGCCATTGGTTTAGAAATTTTAAATACTCAAGAAAAAGCGAGTCAAATTGCTGATATTTCTCGCTTAGTGAAAGACCTCGCCAGTCAAACAAATATGCTCGCCTTAAATGCTGCCATTGAGGCGGTGAATGCAGGAGAATATGGTCGAGGTTTTGGGGTGGTGGCGAGTGAGATTCGTAAGCTTGCGGATCAGAGTAAAACTTATGCGGAAACGATTAATACTTTAGTTTCGCAAATTCAAAATGCCGTCCAAGCTACTTCAAGCGTGACTGAACAAGGGATTCAAAGTGTTGTAGAGAATGTAACGGTTGTGGAACAAACAGCTTTAGCCTTTGCAGGAGTCTTGAAAGCTATTGAGAACATTGTTGAAAATAATGAACAAATTGCTTTGACAGCAAATCAACAGGCACTAGCCATTAAACAAGTGGTTAATGTTGTCAATGAAGTGGAAACTAATCAAACTTAG
- a CDS encoding VOC family protein has product MTNILFHLAIPINNIEQAKAFYVEGLGCQVGRESAQAMILNFYGHQVVAHMTKDPLTRQKGIYPRHFGLIFTQEQDWEKLLNQVQEKQLPFYQEPKRRFPGELTEHRTFFLEDPFYNYLEFKYYCHYEAIFGGRELAAVGDR; this is encoded by the coding sequence ATGACTAACATTTTATTTCACCTTGCCATTCCCATTAATAATATTGAACAGGCCAAAGCCTTTTATGTGGAAGGTTTAGGCTGTCAAGTCGGGAGAGAATCGGCTCAGGCGATGATTTTAAACTTCTATGGTCATCAAGTGGTTGCCCATATGACTAAAGACCCTTTAACGCGACAAAAGGGCATTTATCCCCGGCATTTTGGCTTAATTTTTACCCAAGAACAGGATTGGGAAAAGTTATTAAATCAAGTTCAAGAGAAACAACTCCCATTTTATCAAGAACCGAAACGGCGTTTTCCGGGAGAGTTAACCGAACATCGCACGTTTTTTTTAGAGGATCCCTTCTATAATTACCTCGAATTTAAGTATTATTGCCATTATGAGGCTATTTTTGGCGGTCGGGAATTGGCGGCTGTGGGCGATCGCTAA
- the trmB gene encoding tRNA (guanine(46)-N(7))-methyltransferase TrmB, giving the protein MRANSRSVTSSQRTVHSALEKVVQKHLDHQFRKPIPDYQREIFQQAIAQIPPQTPLILDSGCGVGESTRHLAQMFPQCFILGVDQSLHRLSKSDPQGENYRLIRADLVDFWRLMAQASISLTRHYILYPNPYPKPVHFKRRWHGHPVFPTLLQLGGILELRSNWQIYVAEFAQAFHLATGTPGQWAAFTPSSPLTPFERKYHESGHQLWRFQGVVNRGG; this is encoded by the coding sequence ATGCGTGCTAATAGTCGTTCTGTCACCAGTTCACAAAGGACGGTTCACAGTGCCTTAGAAAAGGTGGTGCAGAAGCATCTAGACCATCAGTTCCGCAAACCGATTCCTGATTATCAACGGGAGATTTTTCAGCAGGCGATCGCACAAATTCCCCCCCAGACTCCCCTCATCCTTGACTCTGGGTGTGGTGTGGGAGAAAGTACCCGTCACCTCGCTCAGATGTTCCCCCAGTGTTTTATTTTAGGGGTCGATCAATCCTTACACCGTTTGAGCAAAAGTGACCCCCAAGGAGAGAATTATCGCCTGATTCGCGCCGATTTAGTGGATTTTTGGCGTTTAATGGCTCAGGCCTCCATTTCCCTCACCCGCCATTATATTTTGTATCCCAATCCCTACCCCAAACCTGTCCATTTTAAGCGGCGCTGGCACGGCCACCCGGTTTTTCCCACCCTGTTACAATTGGGGGGAATCTTGGAGTTGCGCAGTAACTGGCAGATTTATGTGGCCGAATTTGCCCAAGCGTTCCATCTGGCTACTGGGACTCCTGGACAATGGGCTGCGTTTACCCCCTCCTCACCCCTGACTCCTTTTGAGCGCAAGTATCATGAAAGTGGTCATCAACTTTGGCGTTTTCAGGGAGTAGTGAACCGGGGAGGTTGA